The genomic interval CTTCAGTGTATAATCCGAACTATGTGGGAAGCTATGTTGCTCTTATTTTGCCTGTTTTAGTTGGACTTACCTTATACTTTAAAAATATATTTCAAAAGATAGGCTTATTTTTATTCAGTTGCTGCCTGATAGTTTCTCTGATCGGCTCAGGTTCAAAGACAGGTATGGGTATATCAGTAGTTGCATTTATATTACTGATAGTTTTTTTGAGAAAGCCAATTATCAGTAACTATAAATTCATTGGGGTAATGGTTATTGCAAGCATCGTACTTTCAGTAGGAGCAAATATCGTATCTAACGGTTTCTTGTACTATAAACTTTCTTCTGTTGGTGAGAGTATAATAGAGTCTGTAAGAATTGCTAAAAAAGACAGTTCTGTAAAGAAAAAGCTAGATAGGCTACAGGCTGTGTTTACGGACCGAGATGAGATGAAAATAAAAACTGAAAAAGCTATTCTTATATTAAAGAATGTGAAATCACAGATTATTTTTTTAGATGGCAATAAGAATTCCTTAGATACAATAACTGATGATGGAGGTAGTATCGGGTTCAGAAATGAAACGTATTCAGACATTAAGGTTACAGTAAGGAATAATGGCGGCAATAGTACCGTCTATGTAAGCGGTAAAGAAATATTATTCTTTCTGACCAAAGAAGGTTTTAAAGTTCCAAGTGTGCAAAATAGATTGATAGATGCTGGAAATCCACCAAAATGGGGGTTCGTTGGAATAGAAGATTTTGCGTCAGGAAGAGGCTTTATTTGGTCTAGAACTTTGCCAATGTTAAGGGATACTATCATTTTTGGTCACGGTGCTGATACCTTTGCTATATTCTTTCCACAGGATGATATAGCTGGTAAATTACTTGGTCTAGATAGTTCCATCATAGTAGTCGATAAGCCGCACAATATGTATCTTCAGATGGCAGTAAATACGGGTGTAGTTTCAGTATTAGCGTTTTTGTTCATAATATTTGCATATACGGTATCATCAATTAGAATATACATTAAAGCGAGACTGGATTCATTTTTGGGCATAATAGGAGTAAGTGTTTTTATTGGAGTTTTGAGCTATTGCCTTACAGGTATTTTTAACGACAGTACCATTTCTGTAGCTCCTGTATTTTGGACCATGCTGGGTATAGGCATTTCAATAAATGGTATTATTAAAAAGCAAATAGCTTGAGTTTGCATATATAGTTTTTTTGCTTATATTAAGTGTATATTATTAATATGTTTCAATCATATTAATAAATACTGGAATTGACTTATACAGACTAATGTAATAAAATAGTCATGTTCATATAATGAACATGACTATTTTATTACATTTTGTCCTGAGAGGAAAATATTTATATGAAAATGAAAAAAGATACTAGTACAGTTGATTTTGTTTCAGTCTTAAAAGGTTTTATTTATTGTTTAGTTTTCATTGTAATATTTTATCCACCCTTCATAAGAGGACTCTTCTTTGATGAAGAGATATTTCCTACTGAAGTTTTTGTTCTGTTGCTGTTTGCTATATATTGGATTTATAAATCTCTTAAAAAAGATAAGAAATTTCTCCAAACTCCATTGGAATATGGTACTTTTTTATTAACAGTCATATATTTTATCAGTATATTTGTTTCAGCAAATATTCATCTTGCTGTTTCAGAATGGCTCAAATATGTAATGTATTTTTCTGTTTTCTTTATTCTGTCAGATATTATTAATTCTTATAAAAGCAAAATGAGGGTTTTAGGTGTAATGGTTGCTGCTACAGTCGGAGTTTGCATATTAGGATTTGATGGTGCAACTGGAGGTAGTATAGCGAGCGTATTCAATAGTATATTTAGTGGCTTAGGACTGAGGATTAAGTTCTTTGACTTATATGTCAATAATAGAATGACTGCTTCTATACAATATCCTAATGCCCTGGCTTCTTATTTGATGGCTGTATTTTTTATAGTTATGCCAATCAGTATATATACCGTATCAAAGCTTAAAAGAACGGTTTCTTTTATTGTATGTACTTTTATACTAGTAACATTCTTACTTACCTTAAGTAGAGGGGCTTTCTTGTTCTTACCTGTGGCCGCATTTATCTTTATTTTACTTCTTCCGAAAGGTTTTAGAGTCCGGGGTTTTATAAATGTAGCTATAATTGCCATAGTTTCATCTAGTATTGCTGTTTTGGAGTATATGAATATTTCAGGCACTAGAGAAAAGGCTTTAATTATTTGGTTAGTCCTGTTATTAGGGTTAGGTATTTCTGCTGTGTTTTCTGCTATTTCTGATAAAGTTATAGCATGGTTTGAACACCTTAATTGGAAGGTATATTTATGTGGAGTAATAACACTTTGCTTACTAGGTTTTGCGGCTATTATTTATGTGCTTAATGCTTATGAACCAATGCAAGTGTCAGAAACTGTAAAGAAAAGTATAGTATTAGAGCCGGGTAGCAGATATAAACTACTATATGATATTGATGCAAAAAATAATTCTGGTAATGCTTACACTGTAAGATTAACTGCACAAAAAGAGACAGACATCATCTTTGGTGAAGAAAAGCAGCTAGTAAATATGGTAGGAAAAAATACCAACGGTAGAGAGACACGTGAAGTTACATTCTTTGTTCCAAATGGATTAAAGATTGTAAATATATATTTTAGCAGTAGTGATACTAACCAAGCTGCCATTCTTAATAATGCAAGAATAATAGAAAAGGACTCGGGTAAAACAGTAAAAAGCATACCTATGAAACATAGATTTCTACCTGATAATATAGCTTCCAGGTTTGAGAACTTATCTGTTTCCAAAAGTGCTATAGAAAGAAAGATTTTTTATGGAGATGCTTTTAAGATTTTAAAGGATAATTTGATATTGGGTGCAGGTGGTGGGGCCTGGTTCATATTGCATCCTTCTTATCAGTCATATAGCTATTCTACCACTGAGACTCATAACTATTATCTGCAGCTAGCTCTAGAAACTGGAGCAATAGGGTTTGTAATAATTTTATTCATAATTGTTTCACTAATAGCTATGTTTTTACGTGAGTACAGATACACAATGAAGAGTGATTTTAAAGAGAGGATTCTGCAAACAGGTATCTTCACAGCTATTATAGCAATGTTAATGCATGCTATCATTGATTGGGATCTTTCAATGTCAGCTGTGTCACTACTGCTCTGGGAACTTATGGCATTATTTAATTCTAGGTATAGGAATGGTAGGGAAGACAGGGAATTGATGTACAAGAAAAACTTTGTGAATAACATACTTTCAGTTATCAGTAGAGCTCAAAGGTTTAAGATTATACAAGTCTACCCTGTCATTGGTATTGTATTAGCACTTGTAATATTGATAATTCCATTTAGGTTTAATATGGGGTTCATTTTTGGAAAAGAAGCTGCTTTAGCTTCAGTAAATAATGATTCCCAGAGAGCTTTTGACTATATGAAAAGGGCTGTAGCAGCAGATCCTTTGATGGATGGATATAGGATTGACTATGCAAACTTGCTAGTGACGAAGAAGGATGTTACTCAAAAAGATATTGATTTAGCGATAGAGCAAGCGGAAGGTGCAGAAAAGTATGGTAAATATAAGTTAGATGTAATAAATAAACTAGGTACATTTTATTTGTTTATTAATCAAGTTGAAAAGGGCTTAAGCTTTTTTGATTATGGTAATAAGTTAGCACCTTTAGATATAAACCAATGGGAGAAAAGAATTGATACGTATAAAAAGGTTGCTCTTTATAACTTCAGCCAAAATAACAATCAAAATGCAGTACAAGTTATAGATAGAATGAAACATATATTTGATGATGCAGTGAAAGCCAATAAAAGCAATTTAAATCCATTTATATTCTCTGCCCAATCCATGGAAGCATATGAAAAGCTTAAGTATATTAAAGACAATTTGGGCAAGCAAAATTTTATAGATTATGAAAAAATAAAACTGTATAATGTGTTTGATTTGGATATAAATTCAGATGGTGTTCCAGATCAATGGAATATAAAGAAAGATAGTAATATTAAAACTATAAATGACTTTAAAAGTTTTAATATTGAAATTCCAGACAATAATGAGACTTATATCAGCACTAGAGGTCTCGGACTATTGCCAAATAAAACTTACAATATTAATGCAAATATTCAGACAGGAAGTCAAAGTTTACAAATACCATTTACTATTGATGGGGCTACCGATGTCAGTGGGTTTCTGTCACAATCAGTAGGAACCACTTATACCGCTTCATTTAAAACCCCAAATAATATCACACAATATGATGTTAGCCTAAAATTAATAATAAAAGGAAAGTTTAAGTTAAGCAATATAAGCATTATTGAACAGTAATCAATAAAATTTTTATCATGAATGGGTGTATAGTCTTGGATAAAGAATATGAAATATTACAGTATATATCTATGGATAAAAACGTAACGCAAAGGAAAATAGCCGAAAAAGCAGGTTTGTCTTTAGGAGCTGCAAATATACTAATAAAACGGTTAATAAAAAAAGGTCTTATTAAAATAGAACACGTTAATAGTAGAGCTGTTAGATATATGCTGACTCCGACAGGTTTTATTCAAAAAACGCAAAGAGCATGTGAGTTTATAGCTTATTCGTATAATTATATAACTGGTTTAAATTCTAAAATCAAGGGGATGTTAAATGAAAATACAAGACTTGAAAGAGTATATCTCCTTGGTGTTCATAATGAGCTATATGATATTGTTTCAAATGCAGTTCGAGAAGTTGGTATAGCTTTATATAGCGTTTCAAGTGCCCAATTGGACAGTTTCGATAAAAATGTTGAATATATTGTTCTCTGTTGGGATTACGAAAATGAATTATTACTAACTGAAAAAGGTATTAAGTATGTAAACTTGTTTAATTTGTAGACAAATAATAGACCAGATTATGTGAATTGGTGGGTGTATATGGAGGATAACACGTATTATAAAAAGAAAATCTTAGTAGTTGGTGGTACTGGTACTATTGGAAAAAGGCTTGTCAACGAACTGCTAAAGCATGAACCTGAAGTAATCAGAGTTTTCAGCCGTGATGAGTTTAAACAATTTGAAATGGAAAATGAATTAGGCCACAAAGACAATATAAGGTATTTGATTGGTGATGTTAGAGACTATGAGAGAATTGAAAGAGCGAGTAAAGGTATAAATGTAATTTTCCATTTGGCAGCAATGAAACATGTTCCTGCTTGTGAATATAACCCATTTGAAGCAGTAAAAACTAATGTTATTGGAACCCAAAATTTAATTATTTCTGCAATTAAGAATAATGTTGGGAGAGTTATCTTTACAAGTTCTGATAAAGCTATAAGTCCTACTAATGCTATGGGCGCTACTAAGCTATTAGCTGAAAAACTAATTTCAAGTGCAGATTATAACAAGGGTGAAGCTAAAACAATATTTTCAGCTGTACGTTTTGGGAACGTTATGGGCTCAAGAGGGTCTGTTATTCCTTTGTTTAAGAAACAAATACTTGAAAGTAAAGAAATAACGGTTACTAATCCTGAAATGAGCAGGTTTATGATGTCAATAGGACAAGCTGTTTCATTAACTATGAAAGCGGCTCTAGTATCTACTGGTGGGGAGGTTTTTGTTCTTAAAATGCCAGTAGTGAGAATAAAAGACCTTTGTGAAGTAGTTATTGAAGAAATGTGTAAAAAGTATGGTATGAATAAGGAATCAATTAGGACTAAAGTTGTTGGACTTAGACCAGGAGAAAAGATGTATGAAGAATTAATGACAAAGGAAGAATCATTTTCTACTTATGATTTGGGCGAGATGTTTGCCATAACTACCGGGTTACATGAAAAGGATTATGAAAGTACTTATAAAAATTATAGGAAAGTAAATGAAATGAGTTACAGCTCCGAAGAGCAAGAACCCATAAGTAAGGATCAAATAAGAGATATTATTCTAAGCGAATCATTGTTATAGAGGTGAAAATACTATGAGAGTATTACTAACAGGTGGAGCAGGTTTTATTGGTAGATGGGTAGCAAAAAAGTTGATAGAAATGGGGAATGATGTTTGGATCCTTGATAATCTATCAAACGGGCGAGTTGAAAATTTAGAAGAGTTTAAAGAAAGTAAGCAACTTAAAGCTTTTATTAATGGCGATATAAAGGATAATGATTTACTAAGTACACTTTTTGAAAACAAAATTGATATATGTTACCATCTTGGAGCGAGTATTAATGTTCAGGATAGTATCGATGATCCGGAAACCACTTTTAATAATGATGTTATTGGTACATTCAATGTACTTGAGTTATGTAGGAAATACCATACAAGAATGGTGTTTATGAGTACCTGTATGGTGTATGATAGAGCAAATAATGAAAACGGTATTATTGAAAGCCATCCCTTAAAACCTGCTTCACCTTATGCTGGAGCAAAAATATCAGGAGAAAACTTAGTTCTTTCATATTGGTATGCTTACAAATTACCTGTTACTATCTTACGTCCGTTCAATACGTATGGTCCATTCCAGAAGAGCGGTGGAGAAGGAGGAGTAGTTGCCATTTTCTGTAAACGCGCACTAGGAGGAAAGGATTTAAATATATATGGAGAGGGTAAGCAAACTCGAGATCTTCTATATGTTGAAGACTGTGCAAGGTTTGTTATAGAAGCAGGTTTAAACGATATGGCTATAGGGGAAACGATTAATGCCGGAACAGGTTATGATATAAGTATAAATGAACTTGCAATGCGTATATGTGGGGATAGCAGTAAAATAAAGCATGTTGAACATATACATCCACAAAGTGAAATTCAGAAGCTACTGTGTAATTACAGCAAGGCAAGTAAAATACTGTCATGGAGACCTGAGATATCACTTGACGAAGGTATTGCAAGAACTATGAAATGGATTAGTGAAAATCCCTCACTTGTTTAGGGAGAGAGTATGAAAATATATTATTAATGAATAAAACAAAAAAGTATAGAGGTAAAGGTGTAATATATAACTATTTATTTTCATCTATAATAAAAAAAGTTAGGGTATAGAAAGAACATGTCCTAATGCTAAGTCGTTATATCAAAATACCATTACTCTTCCTTTATATCCTAGCTTAAGTACTGAAGGTATTAAGTAAGCTATAGAGTGTATAGGAGATCTGCGACAATTGTTTTGAGGTGATATTAAAATGATTCTAGCAATTATTCAAGCAAGAATGGGCTCATCAAGGCTACCAGGTAAAGTTCTAATAGAGTTATTAGGAAAAACTGTTTTGTGGCATGTGGTTAACAGGGTAAAACAAAGTAATTTAGTAGATAAGGTACTAGTTGCGACTAGTACTAATGAAAAAGATGATCTTATAGTACAAGAATGTAAAAGATACAATATCAATTGTTTCACAGGAAATGAAAATGATGTACTAGATAGATTTTATAACGCTGCTGTCAAATATAGTTTACGTGAAAATGATAGTGTCGTAAGGATTACTGCAGACTGTCCACTGATAGATCCAAAGGTAATAGATAATGTAATCTCTGTATATCTCAACAATAAATGTGACTATGCATCAAATATCAATCCGCCGACTTTTCCTGACGGATTAGATATAGAAATATTTAAATTTTCAGCACTGGAAAAAAGTTATAGAGAGGCTAGACTCACTTCTGAAAGAGAACATGTGACTTTATACGTTAGAAATCATCCAGAATTATTTAGTACAGTAAATTTTGAGTATGAAAAAGATATATCAAATCTTAGATGGACTTTAGATGAAAAGGAAGATTTAGATGTAATACTTAAAATATATAGAAATTTATATTTAGAGAATAATATTTTTTTCCTTGGAGATATTTTGGATTTGTTAGAAAAAGTGCCGGAAATCTCAAAGGGAAATATTATGTTCAAGAGAAATGAAGGATTGGAAAAGTCTCTAAAAAATGATAAAGCTATATAATATTTTCATAATAAAATGAATTGTTAAAATATAAAGTTTTTAGTGGAGGATTATTGAATATGAACGAATTAAAAAGGTGTTCAAAATGTACTATTCCTGAGACTCACGAAACAATAACTTTTGATAATGTAGGTGTATGCAATATTTGTTCACAACACCAATATAAGAAGGAAAATATAGATTGGGAAGCAAGACATAAGGAGTTTATCGAAATAATCGAAGAGTATCGTGGGAAAAATGATTATGATTGTTTAGTTCCTTTTAGTGGAGGAAAAGATAGTACCTTTACTCTATATGAGCTTGTTGAAAAGTATAAACTTAAACCTTTGGTAATTTCCTTTGATCATGGGTTTTATAGGCCCCAGGTAGAGGAAAACAAGCTAAAAACTTTTAGGAAGCTGGGGGTAGATGTTCTTAAGTACACACCTAATTGGAAGGTTGTAAAAAAATTGCTGCTTGAAAGTCTTAAAAGAAAAGGGGATTTCTGCTGGCACTGTCACACCGGTATTTTTGCATACCCTATGCATATAGCAGTAAAATTTAAGGTTCCCCTTGTTATATGGGGAGAACCTAGTGCAGAATATACATCATACTATTCATATGATGATGGCATTGAAGAGGTTGATGAAGAAAGATTTAATCGTTTTGTTAACCTTGGTATTACCGCTGAGGATATGGTAGGAATGCTTGATGGTACGGTAACAATGAGAGATCTAACGCCGTTTACTTACCCCAAATTAAAAGATTTAAAGTCTATAAATTACAGATCTTTTTGCTTAGGAAGTTATATTCCGTGGGATGTAAAGAAACAATCTGATTTAATTAAAAAAGAACTGGGATGGCAGGAAGAGGAAGTTGAAGGGGTATTACCGGGATATGGATATGAAAAGATTGAATGTCAAATGCAGGGTGTAAGAGATTATCTTAAGTATATAAAAAGAGGATATTCTAGGGTCTCTCATCTTACAAGTATAGATATTAGAAATGGTCGTATGAGCCGTGAGGAAGCAATGAAATATATTAAAGAGTATGAGGGGAAACGGCCCGCTAGTCTTGATGTCTTTCTTGACTATGTAGGTATTTCGGAGGAGGAATTTAACGAAATTGCTGTTAGCCTTATGGTACATCCCAATAGAGTGAATCCGGAAAAGCTTGGGAAGGGAAATCAAGTTTGGGATCAGAGATTATGGTATAGGGAGAATACAAAAGGACTTTCGCTAAAAGAGCTAGTTAAGGACTATGATTATATAAAATCAGAAAATGAGATATTGAAGGCGGAGTTGGATAGATTAAAGGGAAATAAGTAGATTTTGCAAACTATTTTATTAAGGAGAATCCTAAATATGATTGCAATAATTGATTATGGGATGGGCAACACGTTTTCCGTATTCAATGCTTTAGACTATATAGGAGTTGAAGCGGTTATTACAAATAAGGAGACGGAAATAAAGAATGCTGATAGGATTATCCTTCCAGGTGTCGGTGCATTTGGTGATTGTATAGAAAACTTAAAACAATTAGGGTTAAAGGATCTTTTAATGGAAGAAGTAGTAGAAAAAGGTAAGCCATTTATGGGGATTTGTCTGGGAATGCAGGTTTTGGCTGATTACGGTACGGAAAAAGGTATATTTGAGGGTCTAGGGTGGATAAAGGGTAATGTTCAGAGATTTCTAGTTGAGGATCAGTCCTTGAAAATTCCCCATGTAGGCTGGAATGACATAAATATTGAAAAAGAAACCCCACTATTTAAAGGTCTAATAAAAGAGCGGGCTTTCTATTTTGTACACAGTTATCATTTTGAGGCACAAAATAAAGAAGAAGTTTTAGCAACCTGCGACTATGGTGGGAATTTTAATGCAGCTTTAATCAAAGACAATATTTTCGCTACACAGTTTCATCCTGAAAAAAGCCAAAAGAATGGACTAATTGTACTGGAGAACTTTGTTAAGTGGAGGGTCTGAATTTGCTAAAAAGAAGAATTATTCCAACCTTACTATTAAAAGACGGAAGAATGGTTAAGGGATCTAATTTTACAAATTTCAGGGATGTAGGTAATCCAGTAACAGCTGCTAGAGTTTACAATGCCCAAAAGGTGGACGAGCTTGTATTTTTAGATATTTGTCCCACATATGAGAGCAGGGAAAAGGTTAATGAAATAATTCGCAATGTTGCATCAGAGTGTTTTATGCCACTGACTGTAGGTGGCGGTATTAAAAGCATAGGCGATATTAAAAACTTTTTGGAGATTGGTGCAGATAAGGTTTCTATTAATTCCGAAGCATATAGAAACCCATCGCTCATAAAGGATGCGGCGCAGAAGTTTGGAGACCAGTGTATAGTTATCAGTGTGGATTACAAAAAAACTATAGATGGAAATTTAAAAGTATTTATTGATTCGGGGCAAACACAAACTGATGTTGAGCCACTGGAATATATTAAGAGGTGTACACAGCTTGGTGCTGGTGAAATACTATTGACTAATATTGATAGAGAAGGCACAATGCAAGGATATGACATTGAGCTAATACAGAAAGCTTCAGAAAGTGTTAATGTGCCTATTATTGCTTCAGGAGGAGCCGGAACACTCGAGGACTTATTAACAGCGTTTAACAAGGCTAAGGCAGCTGCAGTATCAGCTGGGAGTATATTCCATTTTACGGACCAAAGTCCAATAAAAGCCAGATACTATCTATCTACACATGATATAGATGTTAGGATTTGAGGAGGGTATGTATGAATTTTGGCAAAGTAACACAGTGTATGCTTTTCGGGGGAGGACAATTGTTATCTGAACTAGCATTAAAACTGGTAAACGAAGGCTTTAAAGTTTTAGTTGTAACCAGTGAAAGGCACTCGGAAGAGCTTATATGTGTTGATGAGACACACTTATCACTTAAAAACTTCTTAATTGAAAAAGGAATCAATTATGTAGTTTCCTCAAATGTTAACAATGATAATGCTGTAATTAGCAGAATTACTGATAGTACAATCGGTATTTCAATGGGGGCAGCTTGGATATTTAGGACTGAATTTATTAATCACTTTGGGGGACGATTAGTAAATTTACATGGAACTAGACTCCCACAGGATAGAGGTGGCGGAGGATTTTCATGGAGAATCCTTAGAAGTGAGCGGCTTGGATATAGCATAATTCACCAGATAGATCCTGGAGTAGATACCGGAGATATAATTAAGTATAAGGAATATTTCTATCCACCGTCCTGTAGATTACCAGTGGATTACCAGAATTACACAATAAAGCAATATCATATTCTTTTGGAAGAATTTTTTAATGAAATTATCTCAGGAATGGATTTTCATAAGCTTAGTCAACAGGAATACCTAAGTGAATACTGGCCTAGACTTTCAACTGATTTACATGGATATATAGATTGGAGTTGGAGACTTAGGGATATTGAGCAATTTATATGTGCATTTGATGACCCATATAGGGGAGCTTCTACTTTTATAAACGGTATAAAGGTAAGGGTCAAAAGCTGCTTTAGCTCAACAAATGATGGAGTATTCCACCCTTTCCAAAAGGGTATTGTATATAGAATAAGTGCTGGTGCACTATTTGTTGCAACAGAAGATGGAACACTTATAATAAAGAGTGTTAGTACGGAAAGTGGGGAAGATTTTATAAAACAAATAAGTGTTGGAGATAGGCTTTATACTCCATTAAAGTACATCGAAGATGCTAAACTCTTCAGGGCAATTTACACACCTACAGGACTTAAAAAGTAAAAGCTTATATTTTGGAGAAACTAGCTATGAGAAAAAAGAGATTAGGAAAGACAAATTACTATCTTTCAGAAATTGGCTTGGGGACAGTTCAGTTTGGTCTTGACTATGGATTTAATAAAAAGTTGGATCAAGACAGTGTGAATGAAATTCTTTCTTGTGCTAAAAAGCAGGGAATTAATTTTATTGATACGGCAAGCAGCTATGGGGATAGTGAAGAAAAAATAGGTAATTATGTTTCGCAAAATGATAATGACTTTATTATTGCAACTAAACTTGCAAAAATAAGTCCTCAGGATGTAGAAAATAAGGAAAGCATTAAAAACATTATCTACAGTTCCGTAGAATTATCATTAAGCAATTTAAAGCTGGACAAACTAAATTTGTTACAATTACACCAAGCTGACAGCTATATAACTAATTCCGAATATTTTTGGCATGCAATTTCAAACCTGAAGTCAGAAAATCTAATAGATAGTTTTGGCATATCTGTTTACGAGACTAAAGAGACAATAAAATTAGTAAATGAGTATAGACAATATATTGATTTTTTTCAAATACCTTATAACGTTTTTGATAGAAGATTTGATGACTTAGTTGATACATTTAAAGAGTTTAAAATTGGTATTATTAGCAGATCTGCTTTTCTTAAGGGCGTAATCACTTGCAGGGAAGATTCTTTGCCCAAGGAATTATTTCAATTAGGAGAATATAAAAACAAGCTTAATACCCTT from Clostridia bacterium carries:
- the hisH gene encoding imidazole glycerol phosphate synthase subunit HisH, with the protein product MIAIIDYGMGNTFSVFNALDYIGVEAVITNKETEIKNADRIILPGVGAFGDCIENLKQLGLKDLLMEEVVEKGKPFMGICLGMQVLADYGTEKGIFEGLGWIKGNVQRFLVEDQSLKIPHVGWNDINIEKETPLFKGLIKERAFYFVHSYHFEAQNKEEVLATCDYGGNFNAALIKDNIFATQFHPEKSQKNGLIVLENFVKWRV
- a CDS encoding aldo/keto reductase, whose product is MRKKRLGKTNYYLSEIGLGTVQFGLDYGFNKKLDQDSVNEILSCAKKQGINFIDTASSYGDSEEKIGNYVSQNDNDFIIATKLAKISPQDVENKESIKNIIYSSVELSLSNLKLDKLNLLQLHQADSYITNSEYFWHAISNLKSENLIDSFGISVYETKETIKLVNEYRQYIDFFQIPYNVFDRRFDDLVDTFKEFKIGIISRSAFLKGVITCREDSLPKELFQLGEYKNKLNTLAKELELGVDELVLQFVNSKDFISTTILGINSVSELQRNIDIIQGSKINNQLHELEQLKVTDIALIDPRNWTSL
- the wbuZ gene encoding glycosyl amidation-associated protein WbuZ, with the translated sequence MLKRRIIPTLLLKDGRMVKGSNFTNFRDVGNPVTAARVYNAQKVDELVFLDICPTYESREKVNEIIRNVASECFMPLTVGGGIKSIGDIKNFLEIGADKVSINSEAYRNPSLIKDAAQKFGDQCIVISVDYKKTIDGNLKVFIDSGQTQTDVEPLEYIKRCTQLGAGEILLTNIDREGTMQGYDIELIQKASESVNVPIIASGGAGTLEDLLTAFNKAKAAAVSAGSIFHFTDQSPIKARYYLSTHDIDVRI